The sequence TTCTCCAAAAGCCAACTGCATAACCTATGAGTCCATAGTGGGTGTTGCTGAACGCAAATATGAATTGCTCTCATCCCCAACCCTTCTCCCCAGGGAGAAGGGAATTGGAACTCTTGCTCCCTCTCCTCTAGGAGAGGGCTAGGGTGAGGGCTAAAAGTAGCTCAGGCACGAGAATCGTGCTTCTGTTCAGCAACGCCTCTGTAGTAAAGACTATTAGTTCGTAGTCAGAATTTAATACTGTGCTTAATATTATGTGCTTGATATTACCAGCTATCTGTAGTGATAGTTTGGGGAATCAGGATAACCATAGCTAAGTTGGTTATTTGGTGCACCTTATGTAGACAGTATGGGCACATCATATAACCCCTAATGCGAGCTATAGCCTTAGATAGAGAATTTGCATAACACTGAACTGCAAAATTCGGTATTGAGCGGCTTGACTTGTTTACCCTCACCTAAGACTGAACCGAGCAGTGAGGGCCACAGCGATTGCGTCGGCAGCATCATCGGGTTTGGGTAAGGTCTCTAGGGCTAACTCTCTGGCAACAGCCTGTTGCACATCGTGCTTGTTGGCATTGCCATAGCCCGTAAGTGCTTGCTTGATTTGAGCAGGCGTGAATTCTAGTAGGGGTAGCTGATGCTGTGCTAACACCAACATGACTACTCCTCTTGCCTGTGCCACTAAAATCGTATTGCCCATGCGATAGAAAAAAAATTTTTCGATCGCCACCTGATCTGGTTGCCACTGGTTGATCAACGCATGGAGGTCATCGTAGATGATGCACAGTCGGTCACCAATAGGTTGCTTGGCTGGTGTAGCAATCACTCCATAATCCAAAGCTGCGATCGCCTCACTCGTTCCTAACGACCACTCAAGAATGCTAAATCCTAAGGTTGCTAATCCTGGATCTAATCCCAAAATCCGAGTCATGAGTACAACTCCATCGACCTTCGTGGCTGCTACTTGTCAGTTAAAATTCTGCACTACAGCATTGCCGTGACAGGCTCTTCTGCATCCCCACGACATCTGACCCCACGAACGAACTAGTTGAGCAGGGTTAGCACTATGGGCTAATCACGCTTCCTGATGGTAGACCAGATTTCCTTATGGTTCCCTTGACAGATATAGAAGATGCTTGTACGGGTCAGCCGTTACTAACCGCTAGCGAGTTAGAGTAACCATTAATAGCTGCCCGTCAACAAGCAGACTGTCTATCTGAGCTACTAAGGCAGTAGAGGTACAATCCCGATCGTTTAGAGTAGGATTACACAAGTTAACTGTCTTTGCCGCGCTGATGATTTTCAGAAAATTTATACGGAAGCGGGGCTGGAGCACCGCTATCCTTGGACTAGGAGGCATGGGCCTGATACCAAGCGATCGTGTTCTTTAGACCTTGACGAAACTCCATCTCGGCCACAAATCCAAACCGCTCCTTGGCGCGTCGAGTGTCAAGGCAGCGGCGAGGTTGGCCATTGGGCTTGTCAGTCTCCCACACAATTTCCCCCTTAAAGTCCATCAAGTCACAAATCAACGCGATCAAATCCCGAATAGAGATT comes from Cyanobacteriota bacterium and encodes:
- the ruvC gene encoding crossover junction endodeoxyribonuclease RuvC — protein: MTRILGLDPGLATLGFSILEWSLGTSEAIAALDYGVIATPAKQPIGDRLCIIYDDLHALINQWQPDQVAIEKFFFYRMGNTILVAQARGVVMLVLAQHQLPLLEFTPAQIKQALTGYGNANKHDVQQAVARELALETLPKPDDAADAIAVALTARFSLR